From a region of the Mercurialis annua linkage group LG1-X, ddMerAnnu1.2, whole genome shotgun sequence genome:
- the LOC126661338 gene encoding kinesin-like protein KIN-12E isoform X1, with amino-acid sequence MPFISEAASAIKSRFGFHNRALESGHPAATPDLKSVSRDNNSLSSSIVSGSAVRSFTLEENDGGAEAGITRSVAPPQPTESFEFSEDPSFWKDHNVQVVMRIRPLSSSEISLQGYSKCVRQESSQTVTWTGHPESRFTFDLVADETVTQEQMFKVAGLPMVDNCIGGYNSCMFAYGQTGSGKTHTMLGDIEGGTRRHSVNCGMTPRVFEYLFSRIQKEKEARKDEKIKYACKCSFLEIYNEQIFDLLDPSSNNLQIREDVKKGVYVENLKEIEVTSARDVIQQLIQGAANRKVAATNMNRASSRSHSVFTCIIESKWESQGVIHHRFARLNLVDLAGSERQKSSGAEGERLKEATNINKSLSTLGLVIMNLVSISNGKAQHVPYRDSKLTFLLQDSLGGNSKTIIVANITPSLCSSLETFSTLKFAQRAKFIKNNAIINEDASGDVIAMRVQIQQLKKEVSRLRILASGGADNLDNDASVLSLPGSPGSFNWEGLDGSFSALVPEKRMSQKKDYEVALVGAFRREKDKDIALKALAAENQAATQLVKQRADEIQGLKMRLRFREAGIKRLEAVASGKISAETHLLKEKEEHLKEIELLRTQVDRNQEVTRFAMENLRLKEEIRRLKSIYEEGEQEMMSEQVTVLQNKLLEALDWKLMHESDPFAIQKTKADPSDQEFGVPWRALINEENEFLRMQVNKAIQNQAEIDALHKQAGFCLAEKEKLERQVNDLLAKLEEERSPVDIKEQTQLPVVSTDALLINNEGQMELKTLVDAIAAASQREAEAHEKAIILCKENGELQLKLAACIEENTELQTKLKAVIEEKNCLIEMYERAASESVYKISNKAKSIEDYDMEVNKQNEMEVDSDGSHVEFAKVKEIEMETNVKKLEHQLMEMHEENEKLMGLYEKAMHERDEFKRTVSSSGQKRDESREFGCLEGQKRDESREFGCLEKLVEVDGGIRSWSCASPSDLEANILESSALVLAKADEEVLFTESVPCSAFDDVSDGHDLFQMDYQPEARDQIDIGTAVEVSKDLDLVRMKPETEAIRVSDSILGSVEKAFVEFDKLWREIEAAEEEYLVRQQEFISLGYLSSEIHKRKALSDKKLSELKYSLSSFSQLFSYFEQREKRARERVNASTTYLDEKKQDLARLSVSKCETEAALARNQQEETELRKTYKNLKSKLRQENEKVLFPIDNMEKPDLKLHIGCKASDLLKYEEEKAEINQTREKLGVITSDIEKLSRKCEKINNEMVVIKKEIDKGSRSIEELELAVEAVVREKKMASEMKENGIVEYQQSVFEMDLKEEEIKIMEQHLLLDLTTLEELKAKWNKTCEMYRLLF; translated from the exons ATGCCGTTTATATCAGAGGCAGCAAGCGCCATTAAAAGCCGTTTCGGTTTTCACAACCGCGCTTTGGAGTCCGGGCATCCGGCCGCCACTCCAGATCTGAAATCGGTTTCTAGGGATAATAACAGTTTATCCTCTTCTATAGTGTCCGGGTCAGCAGTTCGGAGTTTCACATTAGAGGAAAATGACGGTGGTGCTGAAGCAGGAATCACCAGGTCTGTGGCTCCGCCGCAGCCGACTGAGAGCTTCGAGTTCTCTGAGGATCCTTCGTTTTGGAAGGATCATAACGTTCag gtTGTAATGAGAATAAGGCCGCTTAGCAGTTCTGAAATATCGTTGCAAGGTTACTCTAAGTGTGTGAGACAAGAGAGCAGTCAGACCGTTACTTGGACCGGTCATCCGGAGTCTCGTTTCACGTTTGATCTCGTAGCCGACGAGACCGTCACTCag GAGCAAATGTTTAAAGTGGCTGGATTGCCTATGGTTGATAATTGCATTGGAGGCTATAATAGCTGCATGTTTGCGTATGGCCAA ACCGGGAGTGGGAAAACTCATACTATGCTTGGAGACATCGAGGGAGGCACTCGAAGACACAGTGTTAACTGTGGGATGACACCTAGAGTATTTGAATATTTGTTCTCAAGAATACAGAAA GAAAAAGAAGCACGCAAAgatgaaaagataaaatatgCTTGTAAATGCTCATTTTTGGAAATATACAATGAACAGATTTTTGATCTTCTAGATCCTTCATCTAATAATTTGCAG ATAAGAGAAGATGTTAAGAAAGGAGTTTATGTGGAAAATCTCAAGGAGATAGAAGTCACAAGTGCTCGAGATGTGATTCAACAACTTATTCAG GGTGCTGCAAATAGAAAAGTAGCTGCGACTAACATGAATCGTGCAAGTAGTCGTTCTCACAGTGTATTTACATGCATCATTGAAAGCAAG TGGGAATCTCAAGGTGTAATCCATCACCGATTTGCTCGGCTTAATCTTGTTGATTTAGCAGGTTCTGAAAG GCAGAAGAGTTCTGGTGCTGAAGGTGAACGTCTGAAGGAAGCTACTAATATCAACAAGTCACTATCGACGTTAGG ACTTGTGATAATGAACCTTGTTAGTATATCCAATGGAAAGGCGCAACATGTTCCGTATCGAGATTCCAAACTTACATTTTTGCTTCAG GATTCATTGGGAGGGAATTCAAAAACAATTATAGTTGCAAACATTACTCCATCTCTCTG TTCTTCATTGGAGACATTTAGCACACTGAAGTTTGCACAAAGGGCAAAATTCATTAAGAACAAT GCTATCATTAATGAAGATGCATCTGGAGATGTTATTGCAATGCGAGTGCAAATTCAGCAGCTTAAG AAAGAAGTTTCCCGTCTACGCATTTTAGCTAGTGGAGGAGCTGACAATCTGGATAATGATGCATCAGTGTTAAGCCTCCCAGGATCTCCTGGATCCTTTAATTGGGAAGGGCTTGATGGATCATTTAGCGCACTTGTGCCTGAAAAAAGGATGTCCCAG AAGAAAGACTACGAAGTTGCCCTTGTTGGGGCTTTCAGGAGGGAAAAGGACAAGGATATTGCTTTGAAGGCATTGGCAGCTGAAAATCAGGCAGCTACACAGCTG GTCAAGCAAAGAGCAGATGAGATACAAGGTTTAAAAATGAGGTTACGTTTTCGAGAAGCAGGAATTAAAAGACTAGAGGCAGTTGCTTCTGGAAAGATTTCGGCTGAGACACACTTGTTGAAAGAAAAAGAGGAACACCTGAAGGAAATTGAACTTTTACGTACCCAGGTAGATCGGAACCAAGAAGTCACAAGATTTGCCATGGAAAATTTGCGGCTAAAGGAAGAAATAAGAAG GCTAAAATCAATTTATGAAGAAGGCGAACAGGAGATGATGAGTGAACAGGTCACGGTGTTACAGAATAAG TTGCTTGAAGCTCTTGATTGGAAACTTATGCACGAGTCAGATCCCTTCGCAATTCAG AAAACAAAGGCAGATCCATCTGATCAG GAATTTGGAGTACCAtggcgtgctttaattaatgaGGAAAATGAATTCCTCCGAATGCAGGTGAATAAA GCCATTCAAAATCAAGCAGAAATTGACGCACTCCATAAGCAGGCTGGCTTCTGCCTTGCAGAGAAAGAAAAATTGGAAAG GCAAGTTAATGATCTGCTAGCTAAACTTGAAGAAGAGAGGTCCCCTGTAGACATAAAGGAGCAAACACAACTGCCTGTTGTGTCAACTGATGCATTACTTATTAATAATGAAGGCCAAATGGAGCTCAAAACGCTGGTTGACGCCATAGCTGCTGCAAGTCAAAGAGAAGCAGAAGCTCATGAGAAAGCAATTATACTATGTAAAGAGAATGGAGAGCTACAATTAAAGCTGGCTGCTTGCATTGAGGAAAACACTGAATTACAAACGAAGCTTAAAGCTGTAATTGAGGAAAAAAATTGTCTTATTGAGATGTATGAACGAGCAGCTTCTGAAAGTGTCTATAAAATATCCAATAAAGCCAAGAGTATTGAAGATTATGATATGGAAGTAAATAAGCAAAATGAAATGGAAGTTGATAGTGATGGGAGCCATGTTGAATTTGCCAAGGTAAAAGAGATTGAGATGGAAACAAATGTCAAGAAGCTAGAGCACCAGCTTATGGAAATGcatgaagaaaatgaaaaattgatgGGTCTGTATGAAAAAGCTATGCATGAAAGGGATGAATTTAAAAGAACGGTTTCTTCTAGTGGACAGAAGAGAGATGAAAGCAGAGAATTTGGTTGCCTAGAAGGACAGAAGAGAGATGAAAGCAGAGAATTTGGTTGCCTAGAAAAGCTTGTTGAAGTTGATGGGGGAATACGTAGTTGGTCATGTGCATCGCCCAGTGACCTCGAAGCAAATATATTGGAGTCAAGTGCTTTGGTATTAGCTAAAGCTGATGAAGAAGTTCTATTTACTGAATCCGTTCCGTGCTCTGCCTTTGATGATGTATCTGATGGACACGACTTATTTCAAATGGATTATCAGCCAGAAGCAAGAGATCAGATTGACATTGGAACTGCAGTCGAGGTTTCAAAAGATCTAGATTTGGTTAGAATGAAACCGGAAACAGAAGCTATTAGAGTTTCGGATAGTATTCTAGGTTCAGTTGAGAAAGCTTTTGTGGAATTTGATAAGCTTTGGAGGGAAATTGAAGCAGCAGAAGAGGAATATCTGGTGAGGCAGCAAGAGTTTATATCCTTGGGATATCTTTCTTCAGAAATTCACAAAAGAAAAGCTCTCTCAGATAAGAAACTATCAGAACTTAAATATTCACTGTCAAGCTTTTCGCAGTTATTTAGTTATTTCGAACAGCGAGAAAAGAGAGCGAGGGAGAGGGTGAATGCTTCAACAACATACCTTGATGAAAAGAAACAGGATTTAGCCCGTCTTTCAGTTTCCAAGTGCGAAACTGAGGCTGCTCTGGCAAGGAATCAACAAGAAGAAACCGAATTAAGAAAGACTTACAAAAATCTGAAATCCAAACTCAGGCAAGAAAATGAGAAGGTTCTGTTTCCCATAGATAACATGGAGAAACCGGACTTGAAGTTGCATATAGGCTGTAAAGCTAGTGATTTGCTGAAATATGAAGAAGAAAAAGCCGAGATAAACCAGACCCGAGAGAAGCTTGGGGTGATAACAAGTGATATTGAGAAATTGAGTAGGAAGTGTGAGAAGATAAACAATGAGATGGTAGTTATTAAGAAAGAAATAGATAAAGGGTCAAGATCTATCGAGGAGCTCGAACTTGCAGTTGAGGCTGTTGTTCGGGAAAAGAAAATGGCGTCGGAGATGAAAGAGAACGGTATTGTTGAATATCAGCAGAGTGTGTTTGAGATGGATTTGAAAGAAGAGGAGATTAAAATAATGGAACAACATTTACTGCTGGACTTGACAACACTGGAAGAGTTGAAAGCAAAGTGGAACAAGACTTGCGAAATGTACAGGCTTCTGTTCTAG
- the LOC126661338 gene encoding kinesin-like protein KIN-12E isoform X2, translated as MPFISEAASAIKSRFGFHNRALESGHPAATPDLKSVSRDNNSLSSSIVSGSAVRSFTLEENDGGAEAGITRSVAPPQPTESFEFSEDPSFWKDHNVQVVMRIRPLSSSEISLQGYSKCVRQESSQTVTWTGHPESRFTFDLVADETVTQEQMFKVAGLPMVDNCIGGYNSCMFAYGQTGSGKTHTMLGDIEGGTRRHSVNCGMTPRVFEYLFSRIQKEKEARKDEKIKYACKCSFLEIYNEQIFDLLDPSSNNLQIREDVKKGVYVENLKEIEVTSARDVIQQLIQGAANRKVAATNMNRASSRSHSVFTCIIESKWESQGVIHHRFARLNLVDLAGSERQKSSGAEGERLKEATNINKSLSTLGLVIMNLVSISNGKAQHVPYRDSKLTFLLQDSLGGNSKTIIVANITPSLCSSLETFSTLKFAQRAKFIKNNAIINEDASGDVIAMRVQIQQLKKEVSRLRILASGGADNLDNDASVLSLPGSPGSFNWEGLDGSFSALVPEKRMSQKKDYEVALVGAFRREKDKDIALKALAAENQAATQLVKQRADEIQGLKMRLRFREAGIKRLEAVASGKISAETHLLKEKEEHLKEIELLRTQVDRNQEVTRFAMENLRLKEEIRRLKSIYEEGEQEMMSEQVTVLQNKLLEALDWKLMHESDPFAIQKTKADPSDQEFGVPWRALINEENEFLRMQAIQNQAEIDALHKQAGFCLAEKEKLERQVNDLLAKLEEERSPVDIKEQTQLPVVSTDALLINNEGQMELKTLVDAIAAASQREAEAHEKAIILCKENGELQLKLAACIEENTELQTKLKAVIEEKNCLIEMYERAASESVYKISNKAKSIEDYDMEVNKQNEMEVDSDGSHVEFAKVKEIEMETNVKKLEHQLMEMHEENEKLMGLYEKAMHERDEFKRTVSSSGQKRDESREFGCLEGQKRDESREFGCLEKLVEVDGGIRSWSCASPSDLEANILESSALVLAKADEEVLFTESVPCSAFDDVSDGHDLFQMDYQPEARDQIDIGTAVEVSKDLDLVRMKPETEAIRVSDSILGSVEKAFVEFDKLWREIEAAEEEYLVRQQEFISLGYLSSEIHKRKALSDKKLSELKYSLSSFSQLFSYFEQREKRARERVNASTTYLDEKKQDLARLSVSKCETEAALARNQQEETELRKTYKNLKSKLRQENEKVLFPIDNMEKPDLKLHIGCKASDLLKYEEEKAEINQTREKLGVITSDIEKLSRKCEKINNEMVVIKKEIDKGSRSIEELELAVEAVVREKKMASEMKENGIVEYQQSVFEMDLKEEEIKIMEQHLLLDLTTLEELKAKWNKTCEMYRLLF; from the exons ATGCCGTTTATATCAGAGGCAGCAAGCGCCATTAAAAGCCGTTTCGGTTTTCACAACCGCGCTTTGGAGTCCGGGCATCCGGCCGCCACTCCAGATCTGAAATCGGTTTCTAGGGATAATAACAGTTTATCCTCTTCTATAGTGTCCGGGTCAGCAGTTCGGAGTTTCACATTAGAGGAAAATGACGGTGGTGCTGAAGCAGGAATCACCAGGTCTGTGGCTCCGCCGCAGCCGACTGAGAGCTTCGAGTTCTCTGAGGATCCTTCGTTTTGGAAGGATCATAACGTTCag gtTGTAATGAGAATAAGGCCGCTTAGCAGTTCTGAAATATCGTTGCAAGGTTACTCTAAGTGTGTGAGACAAGAGAGCAGTCAGACCGTTACTTGGACCGGTCATCCGGAGTCTCGTTTCACGTTTGATCTCGTAGCCGACGAGACCGTCACTCag GAGCAAATGTTTAAAGTGGCTGGATTGCCTATGGTTGATAATTGCATTGGAGGCTATAATAGCTGCATGTTTGCGTATGGCCAA ACCGGGAGTGGGAAAACTCATACTATGCTTGGAGACATCGAGGGAGGCACTCGAAGACACAGTGTTAACTGTGGGATGACACCTAGAGTATTTGAATATTTGTTCTCAAGAATACAGAAA GAAAAAGAAGCACGCAAAgatgaaaagataaaatatgCTTGTAAATGCTCATTTTTGGAAATATACAATGAACAGATTTTTGATCTTCTAGATCCTTCATCTAATAATTTGCAG ATAAGAGAAGATGTTAAGAAAGGAGTTTATGTGGAAAATCTCAAGGAGATAGAAGTCACAAGTGCTCGAGATGTGATTCAACAACTTATTCAG GGTGCTGCAAATAGAAAAGTAGCTGCGACTAACATGAATCGTGCAAGTAGTCGTTCTCACAGTGTATTTACATGCATCATTGAAAGCAAG TGGGAATCTCAAGGTGTAATCCATCACCGATTTGCTCGGCTTAATCTTGTTGATTTAGCAGGTTCTGAAAG GCAGAAGAGTTCTGGTGCTGAAGGTGAACGTCTGAAGGAAGCTACTAATATCAACAAGTCACTATCGACGTTAGG ACTTGTGATAATGAACCTTGTTAGTATATCCAATGGAAAGGCGCAACATGTTCCGTATCGAGATTCCAAACTTACATTTTTGCTTCAG GATTCATTGGGAGGGAATTCAAAAACAATTATAGTTGCAAACATTACTCCATCTCTCTG TTCTTCATTGGAGACATTTAGCACACTGAAGTTTGCACAAAGGGCAAAATTCATTAAGAACAAT GCTATCATTAATGAAGATGCATCTGGAGATGTTATTGCAATGCGAGTGCAAATTCAGCAGCTTAAG AAAGAAGTTTCCCGTCTACGCATTTTAGCTAGTGGAGGAGCTGACAATCTGGATAATGATGCATCAGTGTTAAGCCTCCCAGGATCTCCTGGATCCTTTAATTGGGAAGGGCTTGATGGATCATTTAGCGCACTTGTGCCTGAAAAAAGGATGTCCCAG AAGAAAGACTACGAAGTTGCCCTTGTTGGGGCTTTCAGGAGGGAAAAGGACAAGGATATTGCTTTGAAGGCATTGGCAGCTGAAAATCAGGCAGCTACACAGCTG GTCAAGCAAAGAGCAGATGAGATACAAGGTTTAAAAATGAGGTTACGTTTTCGAGAAGCAGGAATTAAAAGACTAGAGGCAGTTGCTTCTGGAAAGATTTCGGCTGAGACACACTTGTTGAAAGAAAAAGAGGAACACCTGAAGGAAATTGAACTTTTACGTACCCAGGTAGATCGGAACCAAGAAGTCACAAGATTTGCCATGGAAAATTTGCGGCTAAAGGAAGAAATAAGAAG GCTAAAATCAATTTATGAAGAAGGCGAACAGGAGATGATGAGTGAACAGGTCACGGTGTTACAGAATAAG TTGCTTGAAGCTCTTGATTGGAAACTTATGCACGAGTCAGATCCCTTCGCAATTCAG AAAACAAAGGCAGATCCATCTGATCAG GAATTTGGAGTACCAtggcgtgctttaattaatgaGGAAAATGAATTCCTCCGAATGCAG GCCATTCAAAATCAAGCAGAAATTGACGCACTCCATAAGCAGGCTGGCTTCTGCCTTGCAGAGAAAGAAAAATTGGAAAG GCAAGTTAATGATCTGCTAGCTAAACTTGAAGAAGAGAGGTCCCCTGTAGACATAAAGGAGCAAACACAACTGCCTGTTGTGTCAACTGATGCATTACTTATTAATAATGAAGGCCAAATGGAGCTCAAAACGCTGGTTGACGCCATAGCTGCTGCAAGTCAAAGAGAAGCAGAAGCTCATGAGAAAGCAATTATACTATGTAAAGAGAATGGAGAGCTACAATTAAAGCTGGCTGCTTGCATTGAGGAAAACACTGAATTACAAACGAAGCTTAAAGCTGTAATTGAGGAAAAAAATTGTCTTATTGAGATGTATGAACGAGCAGCTTCTGAAAGTGTCTATAAAATATCCAATAAAGCCAAGAGTATTGAAGATTATGATATGGAAGTAAATAAGCAAAATGAAATGGAAGTTGATAGTGATGGGAGCCATGTTGAATTTGCCAAGGTAAAAGAGATTGAGATGGAAACAAATGTCAAGAAGCTAGAGCACCAGCTTATGGAAATGcatgaagaaaatgaaaaattgatgGGTCTGTATGAAAAAGCTATGCATGAAAGGGATGAATTTAAAAGAACGGTTTCTTCTAGTGGACAGAAGAGAGATGAAAGCAGAGAATTTGGTTGCCTAGAAGGACAGAAGAGAGATGAAAGCAGAGAATTTGGTTGCCTAGAAAAGCTTGTTGAAGTTGATGGGGGAATACGTAGTTGGTCATGTGCATCGCCCAGTGACCTCGAAGCAAATATATTGGAGTCAAGTGCTTTGGTATTAGCTAAAGCTGATGAAGAAGTTCTATTTACTGAATCCGTTCCGTGCTCTGCCTTTGATGATGTATCTGATGGACACGACTTATTTCAAATGGATTATCAGCCAGAAGCAAGAGATCAGATTGACATTGGAACTGCAGTCGAGGTTTCAAAAGATCTAGATTTGGTTAGAATGAAACCGGAAACAGAAGCTATTAGAGTTTCGGATAGTATTCTAGGTTCAGTTGAGAAAGCTTTTGTGGAATTTGATAAGCTTTGGAGGGAAATTGAAGCAGCAGAAGAGGAATATCTGGTGAGGCAGCAAGAGTTTATATCCTTGGGATATCTTTCTTCAGAAATTCACAAAAGAAAAGCTCTCTCAGATAAGAAACTATCAGAACTTAAATATTCACTGTCAAGCTTTTCGCAGTTATTTAGTTATTTCGAACAGCGAGAAAAGAGAGCGAGGGAGAGGGTGAATGCTTCAACAACATACCTTGATGAAAAGAAACAGGATTTAGCCCGTCTTTCAGTTTCCAAGTGCGAAACTGAGGCTGCTCTGGCAAGGAATCAACAAGAAGAAACCGAATTAAGAAAGACTTACAAAAATCTGAAATCCAAACTCAGGCAAGAAAATGAGAAGGTTCTGTTTCCCATAGATAACATGGAGAAACCGGACTTGAAGTTGCATATAGGCTGTAAAGCTAGTGATTTGCTGAAATATGAAGAAGAAAAAGCCGAGATAAACCAGACCCGAGAGAAGCTTGGGGTGATAACAAGTGATATTGAGAAATTGAGTAGGAAGTGTGAGAAGATAAACAATGAGATGGTAGTTATTAAGAAAGAAATAGATAAAGGGTCAAGATCTATCGAGGAGCTCGAACTTGCAGTTGAGGCTGTTGTTCGGGAAAAGAAAATGGCGTCGGAGATGAAAGAGAACGGTATTGTTGAATATCAGCAGAGTGTGTTTGAGATGGATTTGAAAGAAGAGGAGATTAAAATAATGGAACAACATTTACTGCTGGACTTGACAACACTGGAAGAGTTGAAAGCAAAGTGGAACAAGACTTGCGAAATGTACAGGCTTCTGTTCTAG